In Aspergillus oryzae RIB40 DNA, chromosome 6, one genomic interval encodes:
- a CDS encoding Dabb family protein (predicted protein): MPITHIVLFQFKAGTSPDIIKDICSRMLGLKDTCLHPSSQKPYIRTSSGGIDDSPEGIQHGITHAFVVEFASAADRDYYVKEDPVHQEFVKSLDGVVEKAQAIDFTPGVF, from the exons ATGCCGATCACTCACATAGTTCTCTTCCAGTTTAAAGCGGGAACTAGCCCCGATATCATTAAAGAT ATTTGCAGTCGCATGTTAGGCCTGAAAGACACCTGCCTTCACCCTTCGTCCCAGAAACCCTACATTAGGACTTCATCTGGTGGCATAGATGATTCTCCTGAAGGCATCCAG CATGGCATCACACATGCCTTTGTTGTTGAGTTTGCGAGTGCTGCAGACCGAGACTACTATGTCAAGGAGGATCCTGTTCATCAAGAATTCGTCAAGAGCCTTGATGGAGTTGTCGAGAAGGCGCAAGCCATTGACTTCACTCCAGGGGTTTTCTAA
- a CDS encoding putative anaphase-promoting complex subunit Apc5 (anaphase-promoting complex (APC), subunit 5), whose protein sequence is MSRFLTPSKVALLCLISIYTEGVIPNSSAVHVLSFLVASLSPLDADPSSSKNWKAQYSASITDLEGALSTHSSSIPGRTIWDLFLKKVWSIDSCDALEVFFSNVLDLLVKSREEQIRDRDNGLATELGCMRLSRCSPLGAFVRRAQLEFTRLQFHDSVKLWKGFVKYRLPTYHAWARRNPFGEQAMVDMNLLELGLDTGSQLAQVAYGNIEDDLEEDNYVSTKDVERLLEFQIGELQRMGGRVPDGMKACLERIIKSGATLPNLIHYLRFLDAWRAGDYPSSFDNLHRYFDYTMHSRDRSSYQYALLNLAILQADFGCYGEAISAMQEAVSIARESHDMNCLNFCMSWLYHFGKAFPEQMKDVQNTGMLGNEKEGLAFLKAKAKETEMWSLLSTTLLSEAKFELQNGESLASSIENIIRASHLNVAKNLINSTGPQLLLQTALYARIGTTASETNVYILLRVYRYHALGMVEQ, encoded by the exons ATGAGTCGCTTTCTTACGCCATCCAAGGTTGCCTTGCTATGTCTGATCTCTATCTACACGGAGGGGGTCATCCCAAATTCCTCTGCTGTCCATGTTCTGTCATTCTTGGTCGCGTCTTTAAGTCCACTGGACGCTGACCCAAGCTCCTCTAAAAACTGGAAGGCACAATACTCAGCATCCATAACTGACCTCGAAGGAGCTTTGTCTACGCACTCATCTTCAATCCCTGGACGCACAATCTGGGATTTGTTCCTCAAAAAAGTCTGGTCTATTGACTCATGCGATGCACTGGAGGtattcttctccaatgtGTTAGATCTGTTGGTCAAATCTCGGGAGGAGCAGATTCGCGATAGGGATAACGGCTTGGCCACGGAGCTGGGATGTATGCGCCTCTCCCGGTGCTCCCCGCTGGGTGCATTTGTGAGGCGAGCACAGCTTGAGTTTACAAGACTACAGTTCCATGACTCGGTTAAGCTCTGGAAGGGCTTTGTCAAGTATCGCCTCCCCACATACCACGCTTGGGCCAGGCGGAATCCGTTTGGTGAACAGGCCATGGTTGATATGAAtttgcttgagcttggctTGGACACCGGTAGTCAACTTGCTCAGGTGGCGTATGGTAATATTGAGGATGACTTGGAGGAAGATAACTATGTCAGTACCAAAGACGTAGAACGCTTGCTGGAATTTCAAATAGGCGAGTTGCAAA gaatgggaggaagGGTGCCAGATGGCATGAAGGCATGCCTGGAACGCATCATTAAATCTGGAGCGACACTGCCCAATTTGATACACTACTTAAG ATTCTTGGACGCTTGGAGGGCTGGAGATTACCCATCATCCTTTGACAACCTCCACCGTTACTTCGATTATACGATGCACAGTAGGGACCGGAGCTCGTATCAGTACGCGTTGCTAAATCTTGCTATCCTCCAAGCAGACTTTGGTTGTTATGGGGAAGCTATATCCGCGATGCAAGAGGCAGTCTCGATTGCTCGAGAATCTCACGATATGAATTGCCTGAACTTCTGCATGAGCTGGCTATACCACTTTGGCAAAGCTTTCCCAgagcagatgaaggatgTTCAAAACACGGGCATGCTTggaaatgagaaagaaggactAGCGTTCCTCAAGGCGAAAGCAAAGGAGACAGAAATGTGGAGTCTCTTGAGTACAACGCTACTGAGTGAAGCTAAATTCGAACTACAAAAT GGCGAGAGTCTTGCCTCTTCCATCGAGAACATAATCCGAGCATCGCACCTTAATGTAGCAAAGAACCTCATAAATTCGACCGGGCCGCAGTTACTATTACAGACTGCGCTTTATGCTAGGATCGGTACTACTGCTTCTGAAACGAATGTGTACATCTTGCTAAGGGTCTACAGGTATCACGCACTTGGCATGGTTGAGCAGTGA